One region of Microbacterium rhizosphaerae genomic DNA includes:
- a CDS encoding L-lactate dehydrogenase has translation MSVIENSKVTIVGAGSVGSSAAYAALIRGSARHVALYDIAAAKVEAEVLDLAHGTQFTGSSDIVGGSDLSVVEGSHVVVITAGAKQDPGQTRIELAGVNAGIMKRMMPQLLEAAPNAIYVIVTNPCDVLTVLAQEATGLPPERIFASGTVLDTSRLRWQLAQRAGVSASSVHAYIVGEHGDTEFPLWSSASIGTVPILDWRPDAGAPMSVDELDMIAVDVRDAAYKVIQGKGATNYAIGLSTARIIEAVLHDERAVMPVSTVLHDFHGIDGVALSVPSIVSSAGAVPVRETTFSPSELGLLRRSADTLRQVADSLR, from the coding sequence ATGAGTGTGATCGAGAACTCGAAAGTGACGATCGTCGGCGCGGGCAGCGTCGGCTCCAGCGCCGCCTACGCGGCTCTCATCCGCGGCTCCGCGCGCCACGTCGCGCTGTACGACATCGCCGCCGCGAAGGTGGAGGCCGAGGTCCTCGACCTCGCCCACGGCACCCAGTTCACCGGCTCCAGCGACATCGTCGGCGGCAGCGACCTGTCGGTGGTGGAGGGGTCGCACGTCGTCGTGATCACCGCGGGCGCCAAGCAGGACCCCGGGCAGACGCGCATCGAGCTCGCCGGCGTCAACGCCGGGATCATGAAGCGGATGATGCCGCAGCTGCTCGAGGCGGCGCCGAACGCGATCTACGTCATCGTCACGAATCCGTGCGACGTCCTCACGGTGCTGGCGCAGGAGGCGACCGGCCTCCCGCCGGAGCGGATCTTCGCCTCCGGCACGGTGCTCGACACCTCCCGCCTGCGCTGGCAGCTCGCGCAGCGCGCCGGCGTCTCCGCGAGCTCCGTGCACGCGTACATCGTGGGAGAGCACGGCGACACGGAGTTCCCGCTGTGGTCGTCGGCATCCATCGGCACCGTGCCCATCCTCGATTGGCGGCCGGATGCGGGCGCGCCGATGTCCGTCGACGAACTCGACATGATCGCCGTCGACGTGCGCGACGCCGCCTACAAGGTCATCCAGGGCAAGGGCGCGACGAACTACGCCATCGGCCTGTCGACGGCCCGCATCATCGAGGCGGTCCTGCACGACGAGCGCGCGGTGATGCCCGTCTCCACGGTGCTCCACGACTTCCACGGCATCGACGGCGTCGCACTGTCGGTCCCCTCGATCGTGAGCTCGGCGGGCGCCGTCCCGGTGCGCGAGACCACGTTCTCGCCGAGCGAGCTGGGCCTGTTGCGACGGTCCGCGGACACGCTCCGCCAGGTCGCTGACAGCCTGCGCTGA
- the radA gene encoding DNA repair protein RadA, translating to MASRRSSAPSPFRCTECGWTTLRWVGRCGECQQWGTVVEAAEQTGIVKTVTAASPARAARPITEIDTADAPRRTSGVDEFDRVLGGGIVPGAAILLSGEPGVGKSTLLLEVAAQSARAGRRVLYASGEESTAQVRLRAERTGALHDELYLAAETDLATILGHVDAVQPELLIVDSVQTVSSGLSEGMAGHPSQVREVASTLIRLAKERALPVVIVGHVTKDGSIAGPRILEHLVDVVCHFEGDRHTALRFVRALKNRFGPTDEVGCFEMTGSGIAEVPDPSGLFLGHGSPEPGTCVTIALEGRRAMPVEVQALTVPSSTPNPRRVVSGVDSARVAMILAVLERRAGLRLSDQDVYVSTVGGVRLVEPGADLAIAIAIASAVRGQAVRHDIAAIGELSLAGEVRPVTSVAHRRTEATRLGYKTIIDEGCGSLTGALRDLAVRPVRPVREEIPAF from the coding sequence ATGGCGTCCCGACGATCCTCTGCACCCTCGCCCTTCCGGTGCACCGAGTGCGGGTGGACGACGTTGCGCTGGGTCGGTCGCTGCGGCGAGTGCCAGCAGTGGGGCACCGTCGTCGAGGCCGCGGAGCAGACGGGCATCGTCAAAACCGTCACGGCCGCGAGCCCCGCGCGGGCCGCCCGTCCCATCACCGAGATCGACACCGCCGACGCTCCGCGGCGCACGAGCGGGGTGGACGAGTTCGATCGCGTACTCGGCGGCGGCATCGTGCCGGGTGCGGCGATCCTGCTGTCCGGCGAGCCGGGCGTCGGAAAGTCGACACTGCTGCTGGAGGTCGCGGCGCAGAGCGCCCGCGCCGGCCGTCGGGTCCTGTACGCGAGCGGCGAGGAGTCGACGGCCCAGGTGCGACTGCGCGCGGAGCGCACCGGAGCGCTGCACGATGAGCTCTACCTCGCCGCCGAGACAGACCTCGCGACGATCCTCGGGCACGTCGACGCGGTGCAGCCCGAGCTGCTCATCGTCGACTCGGTGCAGACGGTGTCGTCCGGGCTGTCCGAGGGCATGGCCGGGCATCCGAGCCAGGTGCGCGAGGTCGCCTCGACACTCATCCGGCTGGCGAAAGAGCGCGCGCTGCCCGTCGTCATCGTGGGTCACGTCACGAAGGACGGCTCGATCGCCGGGCCCCGCATCCTGGAGCACCTCGTGGATGTCGTGTGCCACTTCGAGGGGGATCGCCACACCGCGCTGCGGTTCGTGCGCGCGCTGAAGAACCGCTTCGGCCCGACGGACGAGGTCGGATGCTTCGAGATGACCGGCAGCGGCATCGCCGAGGTGCCCGATCCGAGCGGGCTGTTCCTCGGACACGGCTCCCCCGAGCCGGGGACGTGCGTCACGATCGCGCTCGAGGGCCGGCGTGCGATGCCCGTCGAGGTGCAGGCGCTCACGGTTCCGAGCTCCACCCCGAACCCGCGTCGGGTCGTGAGCGGCGTGGACTCCGCCCGGGTCGCCATGATCCTCGCCGTGCTGGAACGTCGAGCGGGCCTGCGGCTCTCCGATCAGGACGTCTACGTCTCGACCGTCGGCGGGGTGCGGCTGGTCGAGCCCGGCGCCGACCTCGCCATCGCGATCGCCATCGCCAGCGCCGTGCGCGGGCAGGCGGTGCGGCACGACATCGCCGCCATCGGGGAGCTGAGCCTGGCCGGCGAGGTGCGCCCGGTCACGAGTGTCGCGCACCGGCGCACGGAGGCCACCCGCCTCGGGTACAAGACGATCATCGACGAAGGGTGCGGATCGCTCACCGGAGCCCTTCGCGACCTCGCCGTGCGACCTGTGCGGCCCGTCCGCGAGGAGATCCCGGCGTTCTGA
- a CDS encoding dehydrogenase gives MAAASRNPHADEPAELSNTRLADALQTRDIAAIALALRHGPTVVPLIHESDDEHVWTYLNPETGEVALMLFSDAKHKPVSLPPASLRSPAWLRAYLTEHRDDVAVVFFDIAGPHPMQAAPGEILRALEA, from the coding sequence ATGGCCGCCGCATCTCGGAATCCTCACGCGGACGAGCCCGCCGAACTGAGCAACACGCGGCTCGCCGATGCGTTGCAGACCCGCGACATCGCGGCGATCGCGCTCGCGCTGCGCCACGGGCCCACGGTGGTGCCGCTCATCCATGAATCCGACGACGAACACGTGTGGACGTACCTCAACCCTGAGACCGGCGAGGTGGCGCTGATGCTCTTCAGCGACGCGAAGCACAAGCCGGTGAGCCTGCCGCCCGCGAGCCTGCGGTCGCCGGCGTGGCTGCGCGCCTACCTGACGGAGCACCGCGATGACGTCGCCGTCGTGTTCTTCGACATCGCCGGCCCGCATCCGATGCAGGCAGCGCCTGGCGAGATCCTCCGCGCGCTCGAGGCCTGA
- a CDS encoding amino-acid N-acetyltransferase: MTLRQAQGPYTVRPARSSDVRGIQAMLQPYVERRILLGKDIVLLYESLQQFLVAEADGVLIGCGALHVMWEDLGEIRTLIVDDEWLHHGVGTAIVQGLEDNARALGLSRLFCLTFEVDFFTRRGFSPIGEQVVDPDVYSQLLRSPDEGVAEFLDLAHVKPNTLGNTRMLKRLA, from the coding sequence ATGACCCTTCGACAGGCTCAGGGGCCGTACACCGTGCGGCCGGCTCGCTCGTCCGACGTCCGCGGCATCCAGGCCATGCTCCAGCCGTACGTCGAGCGACGCATCCTGCTGGGCAAGGACATCGTGCTGCTGTACGAGTCGCTCCAGCAGTTCCTCGTCGCCGAGGCGGACGGAGTGCTGATCGGATGCGGCGCCCTCCACGTCATGTGGGAGGATCTCGGCGAGATCCGCACCCTGATCGTCGACGACGAGTGGCTGCATCACGGCGTGGGCACGGCGATCGTGCAGGGACTCGAGGACAACGCCCGAGCGCTCGGCCTCTCGCGCCTGTTCTGCCTCACGTTCGAAGTGGACTTCTTCACGCGCCGTGGCTTCTCGCCGATCGGGGAGCAGGTCGTCGACCCCGACGTCTACTCGCAGCTGCTGCGCAGCCCCGACGAGGGCGTCGCGGAGTTCCTCGATCTCGCTCACGTGAAGCCGAACACCTTGGGCAACACGCGCATGCTCAAACGGCTCGCCTGA
- a CDS encoding ATP-dependent Clp protease ATP-binding subunit codes for MFERFTDRARRVVVLAQEEAKMLNHNYIGTEHILLGLIHEGEGVAAKALESLGISLDAVREQVQDIIGQGQQQPTGHIPFTPRAKKVLELSLREALQLGHNYIGTEHILLGLIREGEGVAAQVLVKLGADLNKVRQQVIQLLSGYQGKEPAAVSGAAHEQQAAAQGGSQVLDQFGRNLTQAAREGKLDPVIGREKEIERVMQILSRRSKNNPVLIGEPGVGKTAVVEGLAQAIVKGDVPETLKDKQLYSLDLGSLIAGSRYRGDFEERLKKVTKEIRTRGDIIVFIDEIHTLVGAGAAEGAIDAASILKPLLARGELQTIGATTLDEYRKHFEKDAALERRFQPIQVAEPSLPHAINILKGLRDRYEAHHKVQITDGAIVAAANLADRYISDRFLPDKAIDLIDEAGARLRLSILSSPPELREFDEKIASIRSAKEQASEEQDFEKAASLRDEEKSLLAERLRLEKQWRSGDVATHAVVDEGLIAEVLAQATGIPVFKLTEEESSRLVFMEKALHQRVIGQEEAIAALAKTIRRQRAGLKDPKRPSGSFIFAGPTGVGKTELAKALAEFLFDDEGALISLDMSEFGEKHTVSRLFGAPPGFVGFEEGGQLTEKVRRKPFSVVLFDEIEKAHPDIFNSLLQILEEGRLTDGQGRVVDFKNTVIIMTTNLGSSAIAGGPVGFQVEGNAQTSYDRMKGKVDEELKRHFKPEFLNRLDDIIVFPQLNKDELRQIVGLFTKRLGERLLDRDMTLELTDAAKDKLIEIGFDPTLGARPLRRAMQREVEDKLSEQILHGQLNPGDHVKVDARNGEFVFDTAPRGEKVAVGIAGGGEISATPDLAVNGS; via the coding sequence ATGTTCGAGAGATTCACGGATCGCGCCCGTCGTGTGGTTGTGCTCGCCCAGGAAGAGGCGAAGATGCTCAATCACAACTACATCGGCACGGAGCACATCCTGCTCGGCCTCATCCACGAGGGCGAAGGCGTCGCCGCCAAGGCGCTCGAGTCCCTCGGCATCTCGCTGGACGCCGTCCGGGAGCAGGTGCAGGACATCATCGGGCAGGGCCAGCAGCAGCCGACGGGTCACATCCCGTTCACGCCGCGCGCCAAGAAGGTGCTCGAGCTGTCCCTGCGCGAGGCGCTGCAGCTCGGCCACAACTACATCGGGACCGAGCACATCCTGCTCGGCCTCATCCGCGAGGGCGAGGGTGTGGCAGCCCAGGTGCTCGTGAAGCTCGGCGCCGACCTGAACAAGGTCCGCCAGCAGGTCATTCAACTTCTCAGTGGGTACCAGGGCAAAGAGCCGGCCGCGGTCTCTGGCGCCGCGCACGAGCAGCAGGCGGCCGCGCAGGGAGGATCCCAGGTGCTCGATCAGTTCGGGCGGAACCTGACCCAGGCCGCCCGCGAGGGCAAGCTCGACCCGGTGATCGGGCGCGAGAAGGAGATCGAGCGCGTGATGCAGATCCTGTCGCGTCGCTCGAAGAACAACCCCGTCCTGATCGGCGAACCCGGCGTCGGCAAGACCGCCGTCGTCGAGGGGCTCGCCCAGGCGATCGTCAAGGGCGATGTGCCCGAGACCCTGAAGGACAAGCAGCTCTACTCGCTCGACCTCGGCTCGCTCATCGCGGGCTCCCGCTACCGCGGCGACTTCGAGGAGCGCCTGAAGAAGGTCACGAAGGAGATCCGCACCCGCGGCGACATCATCGTCTTCATCGACGAGATCCACACGCTCGTGGGTGCCGGTGCGGCCGAGGGCGCGATCGACGCGGCCTCCATCCTGAAGCCGCTGCTGGCCCGCGGCGAGCTCCAGACGATCGGCGCCACGACGCTCGACGAGTACCGCAAGCACTTCGAGAAGGATGCTGCGCTCGAGCGCCGGTTCCAGCCGATCCAGGTCGCCGAGCCGTCGCTGCCGCACGCCATCAACATCCTGAAGGGCCTGCGCGACCGTTACGAGGCGCACCACAAGGTGCAGATCACCGACGGCGCGATCGTGGCCGCGGCGAACCTCGCCGACCGGTACATCAGCGACCGCTTCCTGCCCGACAAGGCCATCGACCTTATCGACGAGGCCGGCGCCCGCCTGCGCCTGTCGATCCTGTCGAGCCCGCCCGAGCTGCGCGAGTTCGACGAGAAGATCGCCTCGATCCGCAGCGCCAAGGAGCAGGCCTCCGAGGAGCAGGACTTCGAGAAGGCCGCATCCCTGCGCGACGAGGAGAAGTCCCTTCTCGCGGAGCGCCTGCGCCTCGAGAAGCAGTGGCGCAGCGGTGACGTCGCCACCCACGCCGTGGTCGACGAGGGCCTGATCGCGGAGGTGCTCGCGCAGGCGACCGGCATCCCGGTGTTCAAGCTCACCGAGGAGGAGTCGAGCCGCCTGGTATTCATGGAGAAGGCGCTGCACCAGCGCGTCATCGGCCAGGAGGAGGCGATCGCCGCCCTCGCGAAGACGATCCGTCGTCAGCGCGCCGGGCTCAAGGACCCCAAGCGTCCGTCGGGATCGTTCATCTTCGCCGGCCCCACGGGCGTCGGCAAGACCGAGCTCGCGAAGGCGCTCGCAGAGTTCCTCTTCGACGACGAGGGCGCGCTGATCTCGCTCGACATGTCGGAGTTCGGCGAGAAGCACACCGTCTCGCGGCTGTTCGGAGCCCCTCCCGGATTCGTCGGATTCGAAGAGGGCGGCCAGCTCACCGAGAAGGTGCGGCGCAAGCCGTTCTCGGTCGTGCTCTTCGACGAGATCGAGAAGGCGCACCCCGACATCTTCAACTCGCTGCTGCAGATCCTCGAAGAGGGTCGTCTGACGGACGGTCAGGGTCGCGTCGTCGACTTCAAGAACACGGTCATCATCATGACGACGAACCTCGGCTCGTCGGCGATCGCCGGGGGACCGGTCGGCTTCCAGGTCGAGGGCAACGCGCAGACCTCGTACGACAGGATGAAGGGCAAGGTCGACGAGGAGCTCAAGCGGCACTTCAAGCCCGAGTTCCTCAACCGCCTCGACGACATCATCGTGTTCCCGCAGCTGAACAAGGACGAGCTGCGCCAGATCGTGGGTCTGTTCACCAAGCGTCTCGGCGAGCGCCTGCTCGACCGCGACATGACGCTGGAGCTGACGGATGCCGCGAAGGACAAGCTCATCGAGATCGGCTTCGACCCGACCCTCGGTGCCCGTCCGCTGCGCCGGGCGATGCAGCGCGAGGTCGAGGACAAGCTCAGCGAGCAGATCCTGCACGGCCAGCTCAACCCCGGCGACCACGTGAAGGTGGATGCGCGCAACGGCGAGTTCGTCTTCGACACCGCCCCGCGGGGCGAGAAGGTCGCGGTCGGCATCGCCGGCGGCGGCGAGATCTCGGCCACGCCCGACCTCGCGGTCAACGGCAGCTGA
- a CDS encoding MauE/DoxX family redox-associated membrane protein, which translates to MPGALTLALPLMLAAVLITSGIAKLRHPDDLSGWRELGVPRALQREWLLRVHPWGEIALGLALLVLGGLLGLLAALVAVFLMAWYVRLVAIAWRADDGAECACFGVRKRVTGVTVVRNIWLTAVAIAAAAVVWTLPLLGGAVAGITAAGAWWWVVALLVASVTAVIIMWPGGEQVSAAAAEPRSTVDGDDQDYVRVRTPSVPVTLADGRTVNLRSLTRARPVLLLAVSTVCGSCNEVIAKIGEWRALLPEVDVRFLLPFPPEISDLIEREEPQSLHDSDNYVRDSIADWATPTAVLLGVDNMLAGGPISGTEAIKDFVQEIRASLDEMTVA; encoded by the coding sequence ATGCCCGGCGCCCTGACGCTCGCCTTGCCGCTCATGCTCGCCGCCGTGCTGATCACGAGCGGCATCGCGAAGCTCCGCCATCCCGACGACCTGAGCGGCTGGCGCGAGCTCGGTGTGCCGCGGGCACTGCAGCGAGAGTGGCTGCTGCGGGTTCATCCCTGGGGTGAAATCGCCCTCGGCCTCGCGCTGCTCGTGCTGGGGGGCCTGCTCGGCCTCCTCGCGGCCCTCGTCGCCGTCTTCCTGATGGCTTGGTATGTGCGGCTTGTGGCGATCGCCTGGCGCGCAGACGACGGCGCCGAGTGCGCGTGCTTCGGGGTGCGCAAGCGCGTCACCGGGGTGACCGTCGTGCGGAACATCTGGCTGACAGCCGTCGCGATCGCCGCCGCAGCGGTCGTCTGGACGCTTCCTCTCCTGGGCGGTGCCGTCGCCGGTATCACGGCCGCCGGCGCCTGGTGGTGGGTGGTGGCGCTTCTTGTCGCAAGTGTCACCGCCGTGATCATCATGTGGCCAGGCGGAGAACAGGTGTCTGCGGCCGCGGCCGAGCCGCGCTCGACCGTCGATGGCGACGACCAGGATTACGTCCGTGTGCGCACGCCATCCGTCCCCGTCACACTCGCGGACGGCCGAACGGTCAATCTGCGGTCCTTGACGAGAGCCCGTCCTGTTCTGCTCCTCGCGGTCTCGACGGTATGCGGATCCTGCAACGAGGTGATCGCGAAGATCGGTGAATGGCGCGCGCTGCTTCCGGAGGTGGATGTGCGTTTCCTCCTGCCGTTCCCACCCGAGATCAGCGATCTCATCGAACGTGAAGAGCCGCAGTCGCTGCATGACTCGGACAACTACGTGCGTGATTCGATCGCGGACTGGGCGACGCCGACCGCGGTGCTGCTGGGCGTGGACAACATGCTCGCGGGAGGGCCGATCTCGGGAACGGAAGCGATCAAGGATTTCGTGCAGGAGATCCGGGCGTCCCTCGATGAGATGACCGTGGCCTGA
- a CDS encoding glycosyltransferase, whose translation MSPDSAALRTLFLNHTTVPGGAELSLVRMLRAHERWNAAVLLARPATPGLGAFADVPARIPVLVAGVVQRHGASSAGSSAQAANAVRLAAQAASTRVHPAFRTADVVVANTTRSAAYGALAARTSRIPYIVHIRDLVDPEAIGGSGAAIMERIVLPRADGVIADTERALDSARPFARRDAVLRVVPSASGIVRRARPTRSSAPLRIGMLARIDPWKGQELLLEAFAAAFPAGDQRLELAGGAPFGHEDFAAHLRRRAVELGVGDRLDLLGHVSDVDALLDQWDIAVQASLRAEPLGQNVLQYLAAGCATIVADEGGPTEWVRPEVNGLHFTARDPASLAAALRRLADDVTLRDRLGGVASVTPQLMTDAEAAAAHRGVYLEAARLNRR comes from the coding sequence ATGTCACCCGACTCCGCAGCGCTCAGAACGCTCTTCCTGAACCACACCACGGTGCCGGGTGGTGCCGAACTTTCGCTGGTCAGGATGCTGCGCGCCCACGAACGCTGGAACGCCGCGGTGCTGCTGGCTCGACCCGCGACCCCCGGGCTCGGCGCTTTCGCCGACGTTCCGGCACGCATCCCGGTGCTGGTCGCAGGAGTCGTACAGCGACACGGGGCGAGCAGCGCCGGCTCCTCTGCACAGGCGGCGAACGCGGTCAGACTCGCCGCACAAGCGGCGTCGACCCGCGTGCACCCGGCATTCCGCACGGCGGATGTCGTCGTGGCGAACACCACGAGGTCGGCGGCGTACGGCGCGCTGGCGGCACGCACCTCGCGGATTCCCTACATCGTGCACATCCGCGACCTCGTCGACCCGGAGGCCATCGGGGGCTCCGGCGCGGCGATCATGGAGCGAATCGTGCTCCCCCGCGCGGACGGCGTCATCGCGGACACGGAGCGCGCGCTGGATTCGGCTCGCCCCTTCGCCCGCCGGGATGCGGTGCTGCGGGTCGTGCCGAGCGCCTCGGGGATCGTGCGGCGTGCGCGTCCGACGCGATCCAGCGCCCCGCTGCGGATCGGCATGCTCGCCCGCATCGACCCGTGGAAGGGCCAGGAACTCCTCCTCGAGGCTTTCGCCGCGGCCTTCCCCGCCGGCGATCAGCGTCTCGAGCTTGCCGGCGGGGCGCCCTTCGGACACGAGGACTTCGCCGCGCACCTGCGCCGGCGCGCCGTCGAGCTCGGAGTGGGCGACCGCCTCGATCTTCTCGGGCATGTCAGCGACGTGGATGCCCTGCTGGACCAATGGGACATCGCCGTGCAGGCCTCGCTGCGGGCGGAGCCGCTCGGTCAGAACGTGCTCCAGTACCTGGCGGCGGGGTGCGCGACGATCGTCGCGGATGAGGGCGGACCGACGGAATGGGTCCGGCCGGAGGTGAACGGGCTGCATTTCACCGCGCGCGACCCGGCATCGCTCGCCGCGGCTCTGCGTCGGCTGGCGGACGATGTCACGCTCCGCGATCGCCTCGGGGGAGTCGCATCCGTGACACCCCAGCTGATGACGGATGCCGAAGCAGCCGCTGCGCACCGAGGGGTCTATCTCGAGGCCGCGCGTCTGAACCGCCGGTAG
- a CDS encoding glycosyltransferase, translating to MTPHPRPGERVRPTPTLGSHPALFVFDPLPILRALRAGPDVIDIHEEPFALVTAEVLLLRWLSGCRAPFILYTAQNLEKRYPVPFRWFERFALGRAAGLSACNREAARISRRKGLRSSARVIPLGIDLSTFTPGPPRAAGEAITVGFVGRLVPEKGILVLLDALAHDRRLRARIAGGGPLGTTLPAEITQRGLSERVELVGSIDSADVVAFYHSVDVMAVPSIARPGWTEQFGRVAVEAMACGVPVVASDAGALPDVVAGAGIIVAEGDSVALADALVRASTIEADELRERGRARAAECSWDAVARDYLALYEEASKPAAWASRAGSDTPST from the coding sequence GTGACCCCGCACCCGAGACCCGGCGAGCGCGTCCGTCCGACGCCGACGCTGGGGTCGCACCCCGCACTGTTCGTGTTCGATCCGCTCCCGATCCTGCGAGCGCTGCGCGCCGGCCCGGATGTCATCGACATCCACGAGGAGCCGTTCGCACTCGTCACCGCCGAGGTCCTGCTTCTGCGATGGCTGAGCGGATGCCGCGCGCCGTTCATTCTCTACACGGCGCAGAACCTCGAGAAGCGGTACCCGGTGCCCTTCCGCTGGTTCGAGCGGTTCGCCCTCGGGCGCGCCGCGGGACTCTCGGCGTGCAATCGGGAAGCCGCTCGCATCTCGCGACGAAAGGGGCTGAGGAGCTCCGCGCGGGTCATCCCGCTGGGAATCGACCTCTCGACCTTCACGCCGGGTCCGCCGCGCGCGGCCGGTGAGGCGATCACAGTGGGGTTCGTCGGCAGGCTGGTTCCCGAGAAGGGCATCCTCGTGCTGCTGGACGCGCTCGCACACGACCGGCGGCTCAGAGCGCGGATCGCGGGCGGCGGTCCCCTGGGCACGACGCTTCCCGCCGAGATCACGCAACGAGGGCTCTCCGAGCGCGTCGAGCTGGTCGGCTCAATCGACTCCGCCGACGTCGTCGCGTTCTACCACTCGGTCGACGTCATGGCCGTGCCGTCCATCGCGCGTCCTGGGTGGACCGAGCAGTTCGGGCGTGTCGCCGTCGAGGCGATGGCATGCGGGGTTCCGGTGGTCGCCAGCGATGCCGGCGCGCTGCCCGACGTCGTCGCGGGCGCCGGCATCATCGTGGCAGAAGGCGACTCCGTCGCATTGGCCGACGCACTCGTCCGAGCATCCACGATCGAAGCCGATGAGCTGCGCGAGCGCGGGCGGGCGCGGGCCGCGGAGTGCTCATGGGATGCCGTCGCCCGCGATTACCTCGCACTGTACGAAGAGGCATCCAAGCCGGCCGCCTGGGCGAGCCGCGCAGGATCCGACACCCCCTCCACATAG
- a CDS encoding glycosyltransferase family 2 protein, translated as MAPITDTADDRGVEVIVVAYGAPGLLRAALEPVAVLPTTVVDNSSSSEIAELCRGIGVRYIDAGRNGGFAAGVNVGLTHRVVPGADVLLLNPDARITPEAITALQRELRADPRLASVAPAQTDDAGREARVEWPFPSPVHAWLEAMGLARLEGGSSYVIGAVLLLRAEALEEVGLFDERFFLYAEETDWAYRAHLLGWRHRGVPAVHAMHVGAATSSDPRRREAHFHASQERYFRKHFGAAGWQAARAAVWLGAQARSMLLTGSRRRDARRRAALYRLGPVHVEARLTAQAGARR; from the coding sequence GTGGCGCCGATCACGGACACGGCCGACGACCGGGGTGTCGAGGTCATCGTCGTCGCCTACGGAGCGCCCGGGTTGCTGCGGGCGGCGCTGGAGCCGGTCGCAGTCCTGCCGACGACGGTCGTCGACAACTCGTCATCCTCGGAGATCGCCGAGCTGTGCCGCGGAATCGGCGTGCGATATATCGATGCAGGCCGCAACGGGGGGTTCGCAGCCGGGGTGAACGTCGGCCTCACGCACCGCGTCGTGCCGGGTGCTGATGTCCTCCTGCTGAATCCCGATGCACGGATCACGCCGGAGGCAATCACTGCGCTGCAGCGGGAGCTCCGGGCCGATCCCCGTCTCGCGAGCGTCGCACCCGCCCAGACGGATGACGCAGGCCGAGAAGCACGGGTCGAGTGGCCATTTCCGTCCCCTGTCCATGCCTGGCTGGAGGCGATGGGGCTGGCGCGTCTCGAGGGCGGGAGCAGCTACGTCATCGGCGCCGTCCTTCTCCTGCGGGCCGAAGCGCTGGAGGAGGTCGGCCTGTTCGATGAGCGGTTCTTCCTCTATGCGGAGGAGACGGATTGGGCGTATCGCGCTCACCTCCTCGGCTGGCGGCACCGCGGCGTCCCGGCCGTGCACGCGATGCATGTGGGTGCCGCAACCAGCAGCGATCCCCGTCGTCGAGAGGCGCATTTCCATGCCTCGCAGGAGCGCTATTTCCGCAAGCACTTCGGTGCGGCCGGCTGGCAGGCTGCCCGCGCGGCTGTCTGGTTGGGGGCACAGGCCCGCTCGATGCTCCTCACCGGCAGTCGAAGGCGCGACGCCCGACGTCGCGCCGCCCTTTACCGCCTGGGGCCCGTGCACGTGGAGGCGCGCCTGACGGCTCAAGCCGGAGCGCGACGATGA